In the Topomyia yanbarensis strain Yona2022 chromosome 3, ASM3024719v1, whole genome shotgun sequence genome, one interval contains:
- the LOC131693457 gene encoding E3 ubiquitin-protein ligase sina, which translates to MSNKINNPKRREVTGSSSSNSSISSVGAGDNGISADLASLFECPVCFDYVLPPILQCQSGHLVCTSCRSKLTCCPTCRGSLGNIRNLAMEKVASNVKFPCKHSNHGCTVSLVYTEKAEHEEACEFRPYLCPCPGASCKWQGSLDYVMPHLMMSHKSITTLQGEDIVFLATDINLPGAVDWVMMQSCFGHHFMLVLEKQEKYDGHQQFYAIVQLIGSRKEAENFAYRLELNGNRRRLTWEAMPRSIHEGVASAILNSDCLVFDTSIAQLFADNGNLGINVTISVV; encoded by the coding sequence ATgtcgaataaaattaataatccgAAAAGACGAGAGGTCACAGGTTCGTCGTCTTCTAATTCTTCTATATCATCGGTAGGCGCAGGGGATAATGGAATTTCAGCAGATTTGGCATCGTTATTCGAGTGTCCGGTGTGTTTCGATTATGTGCTGCCACCGATATTGCAGTGCCAAAGCGGCCATTTGGTGTGTACAAGCTGTCGTTCAAAATTAACCTGCTGCCCCACATGCCGCGGCTCTCTGGGAAACATTCGAAATCTGGCAATGGAGAAGGTTGCCTCAAATGTAAAATTTCCTTGTAAACATTCAAACCATGGCTGTACCGTCTCACTAGTTTACACTGAGAAGGCCGAACATGAGGAAGCTTGCGAGTTCCGACCCTATCTCTGCCCCTGTCCGGGCGCCTCGTGTAAATGGCAAGGATCGTTAGACTACGTAATGCCCCATCTGATGATGTCCCACAAAAGCATTACCACACTACAGGGCGAGGACATTGTGTTTCTCGCAACGGACATCAATCTCCCCGGTGCCGTCGATTGGGTCATGATGCAGTCTTGTTTCGGGCACCACTTTATGCTGGTGCttgaaaaacaagaaaaatatgACGGCCATCAGCAATTCTATGCGATCGTTCAACTAATTGGATCTCGAAAGGAAGCGGAGAATTTTGCCTACCGATTGGAGTTGAATGGAAACCGCCGCCGGTTAACCTGGGAAGCAATGCCGAGATCTATTCATGAAGGAGTGGCCAGCGCGATCCTCAACTCAGACTGTCTTGTGTTTGATACCTCAATTGCGCAGCTTTTCGCCGACAATGGGAACCTTGGCATCAACGTGACTATATCGGTTGTTTAG